The nucleotide sequence TGCGAGTGCGAAAAACCGATCGTCTATCATCTGGTCAAGGACTACAACTTGATCGTCAATATCTTCCGCGCCAAGGTGACCCCGGAAGAGGAGGGCTACCTGGTGCTGGACGTCACCGGCACGGAAGAGGCGATCCAGGACGGCATCGCTTTTGTCAAGACTTTCAACGTGACGGTCAATTACTCCGGCAAGGGGGTCACATGCGACGAAGAGCTCTGTTCCCACTGTGGCTACTGCGTTCCTTACTGTCCCACTGGGGCGCTGACCATCGGTGACGTCGTCACCCGCAAGGTCTCCTACCGGGAATCAGAATGCATCGAGTGCCTGGCATGCGTCCGTATAT is from Deltaproteobacteria bacterium and encodes:
- a CDS encoding 4Fe-4S binding protein; this translates as MSSDIITKKLMFHFLRCECEKPIVYHLVKDYNLIVNIFRAKVTPEEEGYLVLDVTGTEEAIQDGIAFVKTFNVTVNYSGKGVTCDEELCSHCGYCVPYCPTGALTIGDVVTRKVSYRESECIECLACVRICPFGACASAF